One genomic segment of Desulfosoma caldarium includes these proteins:
- the clpB gene encoding ATP-dependent chaperone ClpB, whose translation MNLNKFTVKSQEALQSAQTKAVKYGHVEVDGEHLLAALLEQPEGLVPRLLKRMDVPLSAVQEDVVEALEKKPRVSGPGAEPGKVYITQRLNKLLVKAEEEARHLKDDYVSVEHLLLAFVDEGTSTPSGRVLNKHGVTRDAVLKALTAVRGHQRVTSADPESTYEALQKYGRDLVQEARSGKLDPVIGRDGEIRRVIRILSRKTKNNPVLIGEPGVGKTAIVEGLAHRIVRGDVPEGLKDKTIYALDLGALVAGAKYRGEFEERLKAVLQEIKESEGRILLFIDELHNIVGAGKAEGAMDAGNMLKPMLARGELHCIGATTLDEYRKYIEKDAALERRFQPVLVDQPSVEDTISILRGLKERFEVHHGVKIQDSALVAAAVLSNRYISDRFLPDKAIDLVDEACAMIRTEIDSMPAELDEVTRRVMQLEIEEAALKKERDKASQERLENLRKELAELREKAGAMRAQWEAEKEAIKRVQTLREDIERVRHQIEIAERQYDLNRAAELKHGRLPELERQLKAEEERLSAQQGGNRLLREEVTDEEIAEIVSRWTGIPVSRLVEGEREKLLKLDEVLHRRVVGQDEAVQLVADAVLRARSGIKDPRRPIGSFIFLGPTGVGKTELAKTLAEALFDSEDNLVRIDMSEYMEKHTVSRLIGAPPGYVGYEEGGQLTEAVRRKPYSVILFDEIEKAHHDVFNVLLQILDDGRLTDAQGRTVDFKNTVIIMTSNIGSQYLLDGVTDRGEIEEHARERVMADLRRHFRPEFLNRVDDIVLFKPLTLDEVKNIVGLLTKDLERRLKDRRIRLEIGEEAREWLARAGYDPVYGARPLKRLLQRELETRIGRALIAGDILEGATIQVHVKDGRLDVAHVNPLNADAA comes from the coding sequence ATGAATCTCAATAAGTTTACCGTTAAATCGCAGGAAGCTTTGCAATCGGCCCAAACCAAGGCCGTCAAATACGGGCATGTGGAGGTGGACGGGGAACATCTTCTGGCGGCACTGCTGGAACAACCCGAAGGCTTGGTGCCGCGGCTTTTGAAACGCATGGATGTTCCTTTGAGTGCGGTGCAAGAGGATGTGGTGGAGGCGTTGGAAAAGAAGCCGCGCGTGAGCGGCCCCGGCGCGGAACCGGGCAAGGTCTACATCACGCAGCGCCTCAATAAACTGCTGGTCAAGGCCGAAGAAGAGGCTCGCCACCTCAAGGACGACTACGTCTCGGTGGAACACCTTCTTCTGGCTTTTGTGGACGAAGGCACCTCGACGCCTTCCGGCCGTGTGCTCAACAAACACGGCGTGACGCGAGACGCCGTGCTCAAAGCGCTTACGGCCGTTCGAGGCCACCAACGGGTGACCTCAGCAGATCCGGAATCCACCTACGAGGCCCTGCAGAAATACGGCCGGGATCTCGTGCAGGAAGCTCGCAGCGGAAAACTGGATCCCGTCATCGGCCGAGACGGTGAAATCCGTCGGGTTATTCGCATTCTCAGTCGAAAAACCAAGAACAATCCCGTGCTCATCGGGGAACCCGGTGTGGGCAAGACGGCCATCGTGGAAGGATTGGCCCATCGCATCGTGCGCGGCGATGTCCCAGAGGGGCTTAAGGACAAGACCATTTACGCTCTGGATTTGGGAGCTCTGGTGGCTGGGGCCAAGTACCGAGGGGAGTTTGAAGAGCGACTTAAGGCCGTGTTGCAGGAGATCAAGGAATCCGAAGGCCGCATTCTGCTCTTTATTGACGAGTTGCACAACATCGTCGGGGCCGGAAAGGCAGAAGGGGCCATGGATGCCGGCAACATGCTTAAACCCATGCTGGCCCGCGGAGAACTCCATTGCATTGGGGCCACGACCCTGGATGAATACCGCAAGTACATCGAAAAAGATGCGGCGCTGGAGCGCCGTTTTCAGCCGGTGCTGGTGGATCAGCCGTCGGTGGAGGACACCATTTCCATTTTGCGAGGCCTTAAGGAGCGCTTTGAAGTGCATCACGGCGTCAAGATTCAGGACAGCGCCCTGGTGGCCGCGGCGGTGCTTTCCAACCGCTATATTTCCGACCGGTTTCTTCCCGACAAGGCCATCGATTTGGTGGATGAAGCCTGTGCCATGATTCGCACGGAAATCGATTCCATGCCGGCGGAACTGGATGAGGTGACGCGGCGGGTGATGCAGCTGGAAATCGAGGAAGCCGCCCTGAAAAAGGAACGGGACAAGGCCAGTCAGGAACGCCTGGAAAATCTTCGCAAGGAATTGGCCGAATTGCGGGAAAAGGCCGGGGCCATGAGGGCCCAGTGGGAAGCGGAAAAGGAAGCCATTAAGAGGGTGCAAACGCTTCGGGAAGACATCGAGCGAGTGCGTCACCAGATCGAAATCGCCGAACGGCAGTACGACCTGAATCGCGCGGCCGAACTCAAGCACGGTCGCTTGCCCGAACTGGAGCGGCAGCTCAAAGCCGAAGAAGAACGATTGAGCGCGCAGCAGGGCGGAAACCGCCTGCTGCGGGAGGAAGTGACCGACGAGGAGATCGCAGAGATTGTTTCCCGTTGGACGGGCATTCCGGTCTCGCGTTTGGTGGAAGGGGAGAGGGAAAAGCTGTTAAAATTGGACGAAGTGCTTCACCGCCGCGTCGTGGGCCAGGATGAGGCGGTGCAGCTGGTGGCGGATGCGGTGCTGCGAGCCCGTTCCGGTATCAAGGATCCGCGACGTCCCATCGGTTCCTTTATCTTCCTTGGCCCTACGGGCGTTGGCAAAACGGAACTGGCCAAAACTCTGGCGGAAGCCCTCTTTGATTCGGAAGACAACCTGGTGCGCATCGACATGAGCGAATACATGGAAAAGCACACGGTGTCGCGCCTCATCGGTGCGCCTCCGGGCTATGTGGGCTACGAAGAAGGGGGGCAACTCACGGAAGCTGTGCGACGCAAGCCCTACAGCGTCATCCTTTTCGACGAGATTGAAAAGGCGCACCATGACGTCTTCAACGTGCTCTTGCAGATCCTCGACGACGGGCGGCTCACGGACGCTCAAGGCCGCACGGTGGATTTCAAGAACACGGTCATCATCATGACCAGCAACATCGGATCCCAATATCTTTTGGATGGTGTGACCGACCGTGGTGAAATCGAGGAGCACGCGCGGGAAAGGGTCATGGCGGATCTGCGACGCCATTTTCGGCCGGAATTCCTGAACCGTGTGGACGACATCGTCTTGTTCAAACCGCTCACCCTGGATGAAGTGAAAAACATTGTGGGGCTGCTCACCAAGGACTTGGAGCGGCGCCTCAAGGACCGTCGCATACGGTTGGAAATCGGCGAAGAGGCTCGCGAGTGGCTTGCTCGAGCGGGGTACGATCCGGTCTACGGGGCGCGGCCTCTCAAAAGGCTGTTGCAAAGGGAGCTGGAAACGCGCATCGGCCGAGCCCTTATTGCGGGAGACATTTTGGAAGGGGCGACGATTCAGGTCCATGTCAAAGACGGCCGCTTGGACGTCGCTCATGTGAACCCGCTGAATGCCGACGCCGCCTAA